The Columba livia isolate bColLiv1 breed racing homer chromosome 2, bColLiv1.pat.W.v2, whole genome shotgun sequence genome includes the window TCTTGGACATTTATAACTGCAAAACCACAGTGAAATACCTTCCAGTCTAGACCATCAAAGGAAGCTCAGGAGGTACATAGTGCCAGGCTAACAGTACTCAGCCCCACTGCTTTGATGATCAGAAGCAGCAATTGCTAGAATTTACCCCTTTCAGCctttggtggtttggtttgttttggttcattgttgttgttgttgttgttgttgttggttgtttggttttggttttggttttggttttggttttggttttggttgtggttttggtttttctttccatttacaGGAAGCTTGATTGTGAGAAATGTCACTACATTTCTGAGAATCACAAAGAAGAGAACTTGAGGTTTTTTGCTTAAGTTAGGAACAATTGCCTTGTTTGAGAGTTCTTTCAAATAGTGACGGCTATTTTTAGATGGTCTGGACACTTTGGTTGAAATGGTCTTGTGAATTTTTGATTATATAAGACCTCACAAAGAAAGTTTGTTCTTAAAACATGCTGTTTACATGATGAAACAGACATAAACACTATGAGGAAGTCATAAAAGATTGAAGAGTATCCTGATCAACAGGTGGCCCTGGGCAGGATATCCCTCACTATTTGCCCTATAAATAAGTACTAGATTAGGAAAAAGGCCTGGCCTGGGGAAAGACACAAGGCTCACAAGGGAAAGTAATCCATCATCTCACAGTATCTGTCAACCTGTCTTCCATGTAAGTActcaaaccaaaataatttgaatagACATTTAGAAACCTTAATGGGACTTGGATGCCAGCCAACTCCCAAAGCTTTTCTGATACCACCACCAGATAGATAGAAGTgaactgcagagaagaaaagaaaaatcagatcaaataaaattttaaaataatttaattactgTGATCATTAAGTCTTCTTGTGTATACCCTCCCGCCTCAAACCCAAACATATCTGAGCATGCATTGGCATGCAGTCTTCAGCTGCCTGATCACATACACAGCTATTTCTCTGCCCTCAGGACTCCTGCCTCATAAGGGCAATGCAACATCAAttatctttcttcttggttGTGCAAACTGTCCCCGTGTTTACCTCACTGTTCCAATAAAAGAACCACCACGTCCCTAACAGGCCACTAATTTCTATGGAAATCTGCCCAGAGACACAGCACAGTCTGGCTTTCAATATCTTTTTGATGAGTGGCATCCACAGCAACGAATAAGGTGACACTGATGATGAAGTGAAAAAGCTTGAAAACTAGCCTAAAAATAAGTTAGCCAGCATTAAAGTGGGAGTAGGATCATGATCTGCTCTGACATGAATCTCTGCTTTGGATTCACAACCTTGCGAGGGAATTTTGCATAGCTGGTCAGGCCCGAAGCGGTGGGATTTGGGGTGGGTTGTTTTGGGTTATCACCCACCACAAAGGAGCTTGTGGGTTAAGCTATTCCTCTTACTCTTTAATTCAGTTCTTAGAGCACTTACTcaggatttttcttccttgtaacTTACCTGGAGGAATTCAAACTGGTCTTTCCTAACTCCCAGGCAAAGGTTTTCTAAACTCAGGTTCTCAGTTCTTCCCATCTAAGGTGTTCTGTTCTGCATGAGCTAGCTTCGTATTTATAGAAAATGGAACCTAGACGGATTCTGTAGCTATAGGGAAGAAACAACCACCTGAAAATGGGGATGTCGTTCCAGAGACCTCCAGCTAATgctcaaatgttttaaaatattcactgGAAGCAAGATTTAATCCCAGCTGAATTGATTCTATGCTCATGTACTGTTTCCCTCCTGCAATACTGCCAGTCTGGCCAGTTATGCAAATGATATTCCAGTTTTATTCTGTCTCCTCCATTCTTCTCCCACATCCCAAATATGCTGGACCATAAGCAAATGCCACAGTACAGCAAATATCCTATTCAACATGTCACTTTAAACTTTTGAGGCATCACCACACCCGAGagcaaaactgcaaaatgcTGGTTCTTGTAGGCCATCTAGTGGTAAAAACAGAATAGTACAAAGAGAAAGCCATTTCAGACTTTTCCTTCTGGAAGATGATTAAATACAATCTGCAAGACACACAGGGCTATCTTGCTGATCAGTGGATGTTTTCCCCACACACAAGCAAGCAAGACGATTAGGCTCACAAGCCATAGTCTGAATAAGCTGAGTGTGTGGCCACAGGCTCCTTATCTCTCCAGCATTAATCCCAAAATCTGTTAGAAGTTCTGTCTAAGCAATGAAAAAACATACTGTACATCACCTAGAGCAGAGAGAAGATCTACTGAAACTTCTAAAAACCAAATTTTTAAACCCTATATTGGATGAGTGCTAGCCAATTCTGGGTTCCTCTGTTTTGCTTCTGAGAATTTGATGGACAGTATCAGGTATTACAAGCAACAGACAGAAGTTCCTGTTTCGCTAGACACTGCAGACAGCAGTTGCTTTGCTTACAGCTCTCAGCGTCCTGAGAGCACACACCGGTTCTGCAACCCCTTCCCACCTTCGCATGGGTTTggctgtgtgctggtttgactgaaagcaagttaattttcttcatgcagttagaaacctttattttccatAGCTCGCATGGTCATTGGTTAGATTTAGTTTAAGatcaagaagataacaccctggGAGAGACTTAATGTTTTTAACTGCTCTGGTCTGAGTCAAAGGCCTCTGAGCTCACTgtccacaggtgtgaggcaggtAGGAAgggggcatagatggggcagagcttgactaaCATCCaaactgatcaataagaatattccaccccattagtgtcatgcttcatatttaaggagagtcaggatcttCCAGTTAGGTTTTTCTCAGAGCCAGGATAGAGACCTGCTTGAGGGAGTCCTGTTTGAGACTTTCTTTAGTTCAGcattttgccatcctgccattttgcagaggcctctgggtttttctgcctttttctctcttctctctctgggattggctgttcagcctggaaaagagaaggctgagaggatctcatcaatgtttataaatatctcaagggcgagtgtcaagaggatgggaccagactcctttcagtggtgcccaaagataggatgaggggcaatgggcacagcctgaagcacaggaggttccatctgaatatgaaaactgctttgctttgaggatgccagagcactggaacaggctgcccagagaggctgtgaagtcttcttctctggagacattcaaaactctcctggacacattcctgtgcgatctgctctaggtgtacctgctttagcaggtaggttggactagatgatgtccagaggtcccttccaaccccaaccattctgtgattctgtgaccagGGTTCtacttcctgggactggctgctaaGTGCATACAGAATTAGTGAGTAATTGCATTgagtatattttatattctattttacattttatatatactATTAGcagtagtagtatattagtgttattttattaaactgtgtttatctcaatccataagtttctccattccctttcaattctctcccctatttggggcACGGTGTAGGGGAGAGCGAGCGAGCAGCTGTCGCAGTTAttttgctagctcaggttagaCCACGACAGGCTGCCCACACACAAGCGAGCTCTGGCACTGCACCTGGGATGAGCCTGCTAAGACAGGGCTGCATGAGCAAGAGCTGGGGGCAGCCTTGTTGAAAGCTTCTTCCCCTTGACTCAACAGCCACGTTCAAGTGCATTTAAGCTCAGGCCCTGGGCATGGGTCCCTGCCTGAGCTGTGCTGTAAGTATGCCTGTGCTGGGCCAAGGATCTCATTTATCCTCACCCTGACTTGCTGACATGACCATACCAAGTGAACAGTAGCCTCGTGATTTGTGACTGTCACAGACAGAAATACAAAGGCAATGACTGTTAGTGCTTTATTCATGGTAtctaaaagagaataaaaatacctATCTGCTTgaataaaagtttattttgtgcATCATAGAAAAATCATGGATTCTATCAACTAAGGCTTTCAAGACAAAGGAtataaaggaaagaaacataCAAATTCATGATAAACACACTGTTTTCTCATTGTATTACACACAGGACTCCTTATAGTTACACACTTAAAGACTAGTTGCTACCATTGCAGTTAGCAGACATTTCACTTGCAAGATTGATCCCTGTTTTTAAGGCTAAATCCTGCCCTCTTTAGTTCAGCAAATTCTTACAGCTATTGCAAAGAACTCAGCCTGAACAAAAAATAGAAGACTGGACTTGGTTTCTTCGGTGCACCATTCATATGCAACTGTAGAACATAATCCTCTTATTACACTTGGTTCTACTCAGGAGTCAGCTAATATAGTTAATAAAGTCACTTATATTAAAAACTAGTTCCATTTACTAAATTTGGCTGGTCTGACAAATGTAGAAGTAGTCTGCAATATCACGTTTAAGCTTGTAATTAACTGGTAGTGCCTTTCTGTTAGTCACAGTTGATGTTATAATTTTTTAACTAATGCATTTCACATTCTCTTACACAGTTGTTTCACAATGAACAACAAGTAGAGCGTCTTTTACTTGAAAAACCTGAGAAACATATCAGCTTTATTCAGATGTGGTACTTCAGAGTATAAAGCACTACAAAACACAGCTGAGATACAAACCTGAATTCTTCATAAACTCCAAAACCCTATTGATGTTAACAGAGTTTGGGAGCTGTGCAATAGAGGAGAGTTTCATCTTAGTCCCTTTTTGGACACCACATAAAACCACTGAACAAAATTTTTACTAAGTgtgcagcaaaacaaagcaaacaaaaagaataaaggtATCACAGTGTATTGAATGCAACTGCTATTATCACATTATGTCAATGTTAATAGTTTTCTCGTATACACTGAACTGCTGTTTGAATTCCAGCTGCATTAAACTATCCAACAAGACAGAAACTACTGCCTTTACTAAGTTAGTAGTAAACTATCTCCAGACTCAAAGTGAGAGTTCTATCCAGTAGCTACAGGAAAAATCAGACtatgtaataaaaaaattaggtttacattattttaaataaaaaaacccagacatcTGCATCTCATAATAATATCTGTCTGCTGACTTCAGTTTCAGTGCATCCTCATATTTCTGTAGATATCACAAGGTATAAACACTCCAAACAATGCTGAATGTACAAGAGAAACAGTTTCACAAATGAGATATAATGTGCTTTTTAGTCTAAAATGTCTCTTTGCTATCACGCCTCCTTACTATTTTGGTCAAtttttcaaaagacaaaatagtCCCTGTCAAGAACTTGGTTACATACACATATTTACAACAAACCCAAGAGTCTCACGtgttaaataatttgaaaaggaTAGGATTTTACCAAGCAACATACCTAAGCCTCTAGTGCTATCATAGTGCACAACATTTTACAAAGATAACtctcatcttttaaaatatacgAATACAGTGTTTTTTCCTTGTACTAAACATTATTACTTCCAAGTTTATAAGCAAAATCAAGACCTCTTCcctggaagaaaaatgcatttttctgtagCTTACCTTAAAGTGTGATCCAAGACAATTACCATGTTATTGAATGtaaatttttatattaatgGTCCAACAGTGCAAAAGAAACACAGGATAAATCATTGTAAAGGAAGAGAACTCTTCTGGCCTTCTGTCACGTGCAGTGCTCTATGTCAGCTTAATTACACAATGCTGACAAATAACTACATTTATAAATAGCAACACTGCACCTTTGACATGACATTCAATCAAAAAAATAGAtttgctgaaatgaagaaaatgttccTGTATAAACTGGAGTATAATTATAAATCAattcttttgtttcctcatcTTCACTGGGGAAATGGTGCAGGCTCTTCCGGGCTGTAAAACATCGTAAAAGTACAGATCACTTTACTGTTATCCTCCCTGAAATCACCTTTCTAGGCAGTTATTCTGTGTACCATAACAGCAAATGGAATTACAGTAACTTATATGTGAAGAACTGTGAAGATCCATCTTCAGGAAGCTGGTCACAGCATATTTTACTACCAGAGAGGGAgaaatttaataattaatttaaagcCAAGactgtacaaaaatatttatccaTGAGATACTGGCAGTATCTACCAGAGATACCAATACCTGTAACACTGAAAGAGTATCAGCCTACCGGAAGCTGCATTGTTAGCACAGACTGTGCTGGTGACTACAGTACAAACTGAATCCTTGTCTGGTTTATCATGTTGGTAACTCTACACAAGTTCAAATTAAGATTTTTAGATATGAAAATGATATTTCAGTAGAATGGTTTAGTTATCAAGTGATCACAGGTGAGTATATATTGCAGCTGAAAACAGTTTGGTTTTCACtctgtggtttattttctaaaaCTATCAACTACTCATTGCAACATTACAATACGAAGTACTCATTAAGAGCAGCTGTACACAGATCAGGTGGTAATGAAAAGTAACTTGTGATTTGGTATAAGAGATGAGGGGCAGACACATGCAGCTGGCTGACAGAAGTTTGCTCTACTAGAATTGAAGGTCAACAAATCCAAAAGCTAGTGATGCATCTGTGTGGTACTACACACAAGCTCattatatgtgtatacatatatgaaAGAAATTTCATGTACTGTGTCTCAACAGGACTTACAGAGATGGCACTTCTTTTGCTACATTTACGTGGATAATGGCCTAAGCAAGCTTACTTCTGCCTCTACTACAGCGTGCAGACAGATAGTAGGGAATGTAGCAAAAACTAGAAAACATACTGCATTCTAGAATTAAgactacaaaagaaaacagacgCATACTATACTTTCTTCTATATTCCCCTTTAATTTTGTCTTAGTCTTCCATAAGAACCTTATCAAAATTCTTAAGATACATGAAGCTTATGGATACTGACAAGGAATTTTACATGATTTTGCTACCTTTTAGTGAATGAGAGTAGGACTAAATATTGCAAAAAAGAGTCTTGAACTTGTACAAAGCACAACTTTTATTTCTATACTCTCACTGACCAAGTCAGCAGAAGTTGCATTtctttaaatcacagaatcatgacGTGCTTTCTCCAGTTAGGTGACTCTCTTTATTAAGGATCAATTCTAGATACCAAACTCTATTAGGTTATTGATTACGTTTCTTCACAGTCTCAATCAAGTAAGACAATTTCATAAACAGtcactttaaaatatgaaaatgatgTCTCAGCAGAATGGTTTAGTAAGtataaagaaaggaataaaataagtTGGATCCCTTCAAATACTCCAGTATTTATATCTTGCTTATTTATAATGAATAGACCAAAAGtgtaataaattttaaaaattttacacATCAGTTATTTCCAGCTTTTACAGAAGCtctgtaaaatttaaaaacttgTTATGCTCTCTATAGTATATAAATGTTGGGCACTGTATTTCATCCTTTTGATACATCCATATACTGCCCAAGCAGTATTTATAATCTTGGCACATGTACTTTGCAAGCAAAACTGAGAATACATTGAATGACTAACTCAGTTTGGAACTAAAGAAACCTCTGAAATTATGAAtggagtattttttttgtttcactgtcTTTGTGCAAGGGAGGCTAAAATGTTACAGTGACGATTCAAAATGGCAGATAGGCATAGCACAAACAATGCTTTTGAGTCAGTCTACTGAAAAGAATTAGTGGAATGTCTGGCCTTTTGATGTCACTTTTACCAAGCCATTCTATTTCTAGTATCCCTTGGTTTTTATAAGGCTATAAAGTTTGCAGAATAATCTTCTCGGAAAGCAGTAAGAGGTACTGAACTTTGACAGCCAAAAAGGAGGTCTGTCATCTTCAAAGATTTTCActccaaaaaaacaacatttataGATAATAAATGTCTTACCTTCGTTAACAAAGAAGTCAGCTATATAATACGCTGCTCTTATAGCTGATGGGGAATGTGGAATGCCTGGTGAATCCTTCCactcaaaagcatttttctctggATGCCACTGAACACCATAAATTGGATATTTGTATGCTGCAACAAACACAAAGCACATAAGAAAAGTCTGTGCCTTAAGAATTACGTGCTTAGCCTTACTGCAAAAGAAACTCAAAGGATAAGCTATAAAAACACTTCACTTATCAACAGTTTCACAAAAGTTTAAACAGCAAGTTGAAACTGTTACTCCCAGTAGaactgaaaggaaacaaaacggATATTGTAAAAGAAGGGTCTCAATCCATGCAAGAAGATTTTTGTACAtcactttttttattattcatttcaGAATGCTTATGTATATAGGTATaaactaaaaagtagtgttacAAGTGTATCAGTCTCAAAACGTCCTATCTACTGCCAGCAACACTCAACATGCAATATTCAAAGGCACAAAGGAAACCCCTGGCAGTTCCATGGGACAGATCCAAGTCTTAGGTTCTCCTGCAAGGCCCAATCAGTCCACGGGTAGCTGCCATCTGCTCTGTGCCAGACCTGATACCCATAGGGAGAAACCAGTCCTTAACTCGATTAACAGAGAATAGCAGCACAGCAGTTGATGACTGCTTCGTGATTAACCGCTTGCAGGCACAGGAGATGTCTGTCATTAGCCTCATCAGTTTTTCTGATCaaactgctcttctcctcttctggaGGATGGCCAGAGGAATCCcatgggccagcagctgggcctCACTGTAGAGCTGCTAATAGTGTACTGATCAAGATAAAACACTCCCTAAAGAGCTAAATTGTTTCTTGAGCTGAGCAAGCCTGGTCCAAAACATACACAAGACAAATAATGCAGAAGGCTTTTGGAGGAGGCTGGTTACTAGCATTGCTCCTAAAGTAACGAGGGATGTTGCCGTTACCTCAGAACTCTGAATTGTTCTTTCTTAGAGCAAACAGATACAGAGCATCACAGGAACACAAGCAtaagcagacagacagaaaacGAGGTGCAACAGTGGCACATTGCATTGTGCAGGGATTAAATTACTGCAGGACAAGTGCTGTACACTTCACACCACAGCACTGAAATGCTCCAGTGCTAAAGTGTAACAGCATATCTGGAAGGGGAACAGCATGTGAGACAAGTCAGTAATTAGGCTCACAAATACGTACTCATAAGATAAAATATCTCTGCAAAGAGGGCATGTTCCTCACAGCCAGAGCACCAACAGGGCTGATGCTCACTCTGCTATTCTAACAGCAAGCCTGCAGTACAAATTAACATCAGTGCCACTACACCCCTAAAGAATTAGTTTGTTATGGTCACTGTTCACAAAGGAAATTCCTTTCCCTACCTTCCATGGTAGATATAAACTCCACTTCATCATTGGTGTTAGTGGTCAGAACATTATAGAAATTACGaagcttttcattctttgtgAAATTCTGTGataaggaggggaaaagaaaaaaaatatgttatttgcTCATTTATATCTAGTTTTAACAGAGCATTGCATTtgtgttcaggaaaaaaaaataatcaaataccTTCATGGAGAGGCTCCACATATGGAAGTTTGATGACAATGGCTTAGTAGCAAATGCATGTAATACATCATCAGGGAAATTCTTGAATAATCTACTGTTTTTTGCAgctattacaaagaaaaatgaaaaaaggatgTTGTCCATTACCCAAGCTGCTAACAGATGGACTAATACTGGAgacaaatttaataaaatactgcACTAAAGTAAACTTTTTTCTATAGTATAACCATATGATTTTAGAATACATGCAAGGAAAATCAGTGAAATAACTACTACAGGTTTCCAATACGCTGTTACCACTGTCCTCCAGTCTTGACATACAGAGGACCCAACTTTGCTGCCTAAGTTCTCAATAAGCATCGTTCTTTACCATTCATTTCAGTGATCTTTCCATTCACAATGAGCATAAATGATCGAACTTTTGAATGCTACATGGTTCACAGATGGCTTACTCGCAAATTAAAGGATAAAGTATCAACAGAGGCCACGTCTCACCAGTGTTGCTGAGTGGCACAGCTCTATCTTAAGGGATATCTTCTGATTTCAATACTGTACAAATGGGACAGCAATGCTAATACTCATCATTAGGAAAGATGCAATTTGTAAACTTTAAAATGACCTGCTCCCTGAGTTTGATAGGTTTCGGACCTGTGAATTTTGTTCAACTCGGTAACAAAAAGGGACCTAAACCCACATTATTTTTGTAGGTCCAAATTATCAAATGACTCAAAGAGTCACTGTGTCTTTTTGCTGACTACTGTTGTTTTCAAATGGCTGTTGCTCATATCTCTGGTTTAGAAGTGATAAAGTTGGCACTGACTTTCTAAAAACAGTCATGGCAacttaataagaaaaaatttaaCAAGCTAATCATCAGGAACCTCCCAAACATTCACTCCTGCATATTTATcacaaacaaaccacagcaGCTCTCAGAAAAACTCAGACATCCGATACAATGGAATTTTTCACCTGAGGTAAAGTTCAGAGGGAGTGCAAAACCATTTGTCTTGGTATTAACAAGTAAAACTTCGCCACTTGTGAGATATGTAAGCTCTTCGTGTCCGAGACATGTTCCCCATACCGGAAAATAATCTCCTTTATCATTagccttcaaaataaaaagcaacaaagcATGTTATGAACACATAGCAAGGGCCCTTTGCAATGTCCATATGCCTGTGGCCACACATCTATATTAACAAAACATAAATCCTATTGCTAGCATTGCTACGGTCTTAAGTTACATTCTTATATGCTTATTTAACTAGCAGCTTTGGATCTGTGTTCCAGAAAGATAAATTGGGAGTTTCAGCAACATAAAAAGTGACAATCACTTTTCAAAAGAATGAAAATCGACAGGCAAGtggaaaagcaagagaagaaagtaataaggagaaaaggaaagcaaaaagagaacaCAACTAGCTTACTATCACTTAAATAAGTACAGTGgaaatttgcatttttgtatGGTTTATTTCTGATAGTAAGCACATCTTATAGACTGGGATGTTTCAGAACTCCCATTTTTGTGAAATCTGAGTAGTCTTTCTTACcttatttctaaacatttttaagTTACCCATAACCCGCCCTATCACCATTTTTGAGAAAGCTGAAATTATAGGCTTAGAATAAAAATGTCACCCTACCGCATTACTGACAGTATGGTAATGAAAGCCCATATAAGTGCTTCTCAGAGCAAAACACTGAAGATTTACAGAAAGAAGTCTAATAATAATGCAGCATCTTCAGGACCACCCATCATGCATGGCTACACAAAGGACTTGAAACTTCACTGTCTATCTTTCATGTAAGCGAGGAATAAAACCACTAATGGCAAAAAATAGACTATGGCTGAAGAAAAGTTACAACTGAACCATAAACATTTTGTGCCCTCtccctgcttttttttaataaacattagCCTGAAGGCTAAGCATGTACTAAACAACACCCAAGACATCACACTTTAAAACCTAAtttaaaagctggaaaacagtatttcatttAGGTTTTTGCCTGGCTAGTAAAACTCTATTGACTTTAATGAGGATTAGCATTTCGCATCCTCTATTCATATTAAAGCAAAGCCAAACCAAGTAATTTCTCATTATgaacatttgaaaatgaagagaaaaagagccctcatatgtttaaaaaaaaacccataaaattaACTCAATTCTGTACCTGCTAATACACTCTTGACTATTGTAGCTTACATTAGTAAAACTGTCGGTATTTTATAGTGATAATTAAGTCTCAAAAgatgaaaatcaaaacaaacatcacaaatagcacagaaaaaaatgacttaTTACTAAGGGTTACCTATGatgaactgaaaatattctgcttttaaCTCACCTGAAGTATACATACCACCTAACAAACCTGCCTCTCTGAGTGTAAAATTATGACATATACAATACCGTTAATCATTATGAAATGTTAATAGAATTTCATAATAGTACTGCCAACCACAAGAAACCATGCCTCAGTACTGAATACGAAGACAGAGGCTGCACTTCACACAGTGAGCAGTTTCAAAGAGACAAATGAGATTCttacagaaaagcaagacagcttTTGCAAGATTTAGGTTTAAGGCAACAGACTAACAATCACCATGAAGAAAGACACACAAAAGAATAACAACAATGGTGCCATGGGGACTGAAGAGTAGGAAGCTTAAACTACTGAATTGCAGCAGCTCACTGGTCCCACGAAGGCACTACCTGTGCTTTCCTTGCCGGCTGTTGAGAAGTCAGCAGCAAGGGTAGATGAGGAATCCCTCAC containing:
- the GGH gene encoding gamma-glutamyl hydrolase isoform X1, which produces MGSLGGLLALRDATFLLLLLLLGPAAASPVLRGHLAKGNERPIIGILSQECHFDKFHRFGNSYIAASYVKFLESAGARVVPIRLNRSDEEYDKLFHSINGVLFPGGGVDLKTSEYSRVAKIFYHKALEANDKGDYFPVWGTCLGHEELTYLTSGEVLLVNTKTNGFALPLNFTSAAKNSRLFKNFPDDVLHAFATKPLSSNFHMWSLSMKNFTKNEKLRNFYNVLTTNTNDEVEFISTMEAYKYPIYGVQWHPEKNAFEWKDSPGIPHSPSAIRAAYYIADFFVNEARKSLHHFPSEDEETKELIYNYTPVYTGTFSSFQQIYFFD
- the GGH gene encoding gamma-glutamyl hydrolase isoform X2, which gives rise to MGSLGGLLALRDATFLLLLLLLGPAAASPVLRGHLAKGNERPIIASYVKFLESAGARVVPIRLNRSDEEYDKLFHSINGVLFPGGGVDLKTSEYSRVAKIFYHKALEANDKGDYFPVWGTCLGHEELTYLTSGEVLLVNTKTNGFALPLNFTSAAKNSRLFKNFPDDVLHAFATKPLSSNFHMWSLSMKNFTKNEKLRNFYNVLTTNTNDEVEFISTMEAYKYPIYGVQWHPEKNAFEWKDSPGIPHSPSAIRAAYYIADFFVNEARKSLHHFPSEDEETKELIYNYTPVYTGTFSSFQQIYFFD